In the Corynebacterium gerontici genome, one interval contains:
- a CDS encoding potassium channel family protein — translation MKESLRESIVHAYRIVFHPEIPEDATRLQKWELRVEGPMLLTSVGFLFLFAWTTLGDSSATTKIAEVGLSLTWIAFIGDYVVRLYLTKNKKRWFWRHFHEFLLVVLPMFRPLQILRIVPMLFVLQRFSRQNRSITVAIYTGASAVLLIFVASLSIYGVESTQAESQIKTFGDALWWSIVTVTTVGYGDIVPVSIAGRFIAVCLMLGGIAIAGVVTATIASWLIKQVEGEQQQEDPVQAELRMLRQEVAELRKSLKDEQQD, via the coding sequence ATGAAGGAATCGCTGCGCGAAAGCATTGTCCATGCCTACCGGATCGTCTTCCACCCGGAAATTCCCGAAGACGCAACCCGCTTGCAAAAGTGGGAGTTGCGGGTGGAAGGCCCCATGCTGCTTACATCAGTTGGGTTCCTCTTCCTTTTCGCGTGGACAACGCTGGGCGATTCCAGCGCCACCACCAAAATTGCCGAGGTCGGCCTTTCCCTGACATGGATTGCCTTCATTGGCGATTACGTGGTGCGCCTTTACCTCACCAAAAATAAGAAACGATGGTTCTGGCGGCACTTCCATGAATTTCTGCTAGTGGTTCTTCCGATGTTCCGCCCGCTGCAGATTCTGCGCATTGTGCCCATGCTGTTTGTGCTGCAGCGCTTCTCGCGCCAAAATCGCTCCATCACCGTCGCCATTTACACCGGTGCCAGCGCGGTGCTGCTGATCTTTGTGGCCTCACTGTCCATCTATGGCGTGGAATCCACCCAAGCTGAATCTCAAATTAAGACCTTTGGCGATGCCCTCTGGTGGTCCATCGTCACCGTCACCACCGTCGGCTATGGCGACATCGTTCCAGTGAGCATCGCTGGACGCTTCATTGCCGTATGCCTCATGCTCGGCGGCATCGCCATCGCCGGTGTAGTCACAGCCACCATCGCTTCCTGGCTGATCAAGCAGGTGGAAGGCGAACAACAACAAGAAGATCCAGTGCAAGCAGAGCTGCGTATGCTCCGCCAAGAAGTAGCGGAGCTACGCAAAAGCCTCAAAGACGAGCAGCAGGATTAG
- a CDS encoding ABC transporter ATP-binding protein, producing MAEAVEPAVQAEHEAVQVTSEVAPAVVARGIAVRGEEGPAYGPLDVEIPGEGLSILNGRGGSGRTALALTITGRMKVSEGELEVLGETQPKKIRDMVAIAGVESIDALDRNVRVHEILTEHRAWSKLWITWTKPADEQYRNELCSEVFGKRDMPPLDVYVSQLSSLDRILLRICLALRPANGADIKMLVMDDFEQVREQEDRIILLDVLTRIAKTMPVVLNAVNPIEGVAHHQIELFTDAAHLQPKNTGRHHKDEQ from the coding sequence TTGGCAGAAGCAGTAGAACCCGCAGTGCAGGCCGAGCACGAAGCAGTGCAGGTCACGTCAGAGGTTGCACCGGCCGTCGTGGCAAGAGGCATTGCTGTGCGCGGCGAAGAAGGCCCCGCCTATGGCCCACTCGACGTCGAAATTCCCGGCGAAGGCCTCAGCATCCTCAACGGACGCGGAGGCTCGGGCCGCACCGCACTAGCACTCACCATCACCGGACGCATGAAAGTCAGCGAAGGCGAACTCGAGGTGCTCGGCGAAACTCAGCCGAAAAAGATCCGCGACATGGTCGCCATCGCCGGCGTTGAATCCATCGATGCACTCGACCGCAATGTGCGGGTACACGAGATCCTCACCGAACACCGCGCCTGGTCAAAATTGTGGATCACCTGGACAAAGCCCGCCGACGAGCAATACCGCAATGAATTGTGCTCGGAGGTCTTTGGCAAACGCGATATGCCACCGCTGGATGTGTACGTCTCTCAACTTTCAAGCCTCGACCGCATCCTCCTACGCATCTGCTTGGCACTGCGCCCTGCCAATGGAGCCGACATCAAAATGCTGGTGATGGACGACTTTGAGCAGGTCCGTGAGCAGGAGGACCGAATCATCCTGCTGGACGTACTGACACGGATCGCCAAGACAATGCCAGTGGTGCTCAATGCCGTGAACCCCATTGAGGGCGTAGCGCACCACCAAATTGAATTATTCACCGACGCCGCACACCTTCAGCCCAAAAACACTGGCCGCCACCATAAGGACGAGCAATGA
- a CDS encoding YhgE/Pip domain-containing protein, which translates to MISGLHIGTELRRFKRAKLARVAIVAIILLPLLYSALYLWAFWNPFNNVNNLPIALVNSDKGTTVKGKQLDAGDEVVKGLHENKELNWTDTSAEEAARGVKDGDYYFALEIPENFSEAVASPAGDNPEKAQLRVTYNDANGYLSTLIGQNAMSALLQTVSDEMGAQVADQILVGVVDAGTGLKMAADGAGQLQDGAQQLNDGLGKLNAGANTLSTKLGDAESGSKQLASGANELANGTSQLSDGAGQLAGGTAQLNAAVDEASGKLGELTTGVGALAGGIDQAGQGASAINNGVQALQAKANEVTELQTLNSQTARDIARQLRLIPGKQTNLLADQLDQLAVAIDTNALGKDSIYTAQIHQLSDGTAQLAYQLSDPNAPLRGGVEQLQAGTQQLPGKLGELQSGVKQLNDGAQALSQGAQAVDQGAHQLSSGANELSSGITQLHTGAGELAANMGTAADGSQKLAAGAGELHTKLAEGASQVPQWNEQQRLDTATVVGGPVMLSAMNDAGDNTFGAGLAPFFFSLALYIGGLIVFLLLRPMQARAVASGVAPLRAALDGLWPAFLIVALQATAVLLVTMFGVGLHPVYPVALWLFCVLISVVFAAMNQMFNVLLGPGPGKVSAMAFLMLQIIASGGLYPVETEPKIVQWFSPINPMTYTVNGLRQLMYGSLDERLPIAIVVLLLVLAGCVTATALGARRDRTWTMKRLHPAINL; encoded by the coding sequence ATGATTTCCGGATTACACATCGGCACCGAACTCCGCCGATTCAAAAGAGCCAAACTGGCGCGCGTGGCCATTGTTGCCATCATTTTGCTTCCACTGCTGTACTCAGCCCTGTACCTGTGGGCGTTCTGGAACCCCTTTAACAACGTCAATAATTTGCCCATTGCTTTGGTGAACTCCGATAAGGGCACCACCGTAAAGGGCAAACAGCTCGACGCGGGCGATGAGGTGGTCAAGGGACTGCACGAAAATAAGGAGCTCAACTGGACTGACACCAGCGCCGAAGAAGCCGCCCGCGGCGTCAAAGATGGCGATTATTACTTCGCCCTCGAAATCCCTGAGAACTTCTCTGAAGCCGTAGCTTCACCAGCGGGAGATAATCCCGAAAAAGCTCAGCTTCGCGTCACCTACAACGATGCCAACGGCTACCTCTCCACACTCATTGGCCAAAATGCCATGAGCGCGCTGCTGCAAACTGTCTCAGACGAAATGGGTGCACAAGTAGCAGACCAGATCCTCGTTGGCGTAGTTGATGCAGGCACCGGCCTGAAAATGGCCGCCGACGGCGCGGGTCAATTGCAAGATGGCGCACAACAACTCAATGATGGCCTGGGCAAGCTGAACGCCGGCGCCAACACCCTCAGCACCAAATTGGGTGATGCCGAATCCGGGTCCAAGCAACTCGCCTCCGGCGCAAATGAGCTAGCCAACGGCACGAGCCAGCTTTCCGACGGCGCCGGCCAGTTGGCCGGCGGCACCGCGCAACTCAATGCTGCGGTGGACGAAGCCTCCGGCAAACTCGGTGAGCTCACCACTGGCGTTGGTGCACTTGCAGGTGGCATCGATCAAGCAGGGCAAGGCGCCTCCGCGATTAATAATGGCGTGCAGGCATTGCAGGCAAAGGCCAATGAAGTCACCGAACTGCAAACCTTGAACTCTCAAACGGCCCGCGATATTGCACGGCAACTACGCCTGATCCCCGGAAAGCAAACCAACCTTTTGGCAGATCAACTGGATCAGCTCGCAGTAGCGATCGACACCAATGCGCTGGGTAAGGATTCGATTTACACTGCCCAAATCCACCAGCTTTCCGATGGCACCGCCCAACTTGCCTACCAGCTTTCTGATCCAAACGCACCGCTGCGCGGTGGCGTGGAACAACTACAGGCTGGCACCCAGCAGCTTCCCGGAAAATTGGGAGAGCTCCAAAGTGGCGTCAAGCAACTCAACGACGGTGCGCAGGCACTGAGCCAGGGCGCCCAGGCAGTGGACCAGGGCGCTCACCAGCTTTCCTCTGGCGCCAATGAGCTTTCGAGCGGCATCACCCAACTGCACACCGGTGCTGGAGAGCTTGCCGCCAACATGGGCACCGCCGCCGACGGATCCCAGAAACTTGCAGCGGGCGCAGGCGAGCTGCACACCAAGCTGGCAGAAGGAGCAAGCCAGGTTCCCCAATGGAACGAGCAGCAGCGCCTCGACACCGCAACCGTGGTCGGTGGTCCAGTTATGCTCTCGGCAATGAACGATGCTGGTGATAACACCTTTGGTGCAGGTCTAGCGCCGTTCTTCTTCTCGCTCGCGCTCTACATCGGCGGCTTGATCGTCTTCCTGCTGCTGCGCCCCATGCAGGCTCGTGCCGTAGCCAGCGGCGTGGCCCCGCTGCGTGCAGCCCTTGATGGCCTGTGGCCAGCCTTCCTGATTGTGGCACTCCAAGCCACCGCCGTCTTGCTCGTCACCATGTTCGGCGTGGGTCTACACCCCGTCTACCCCGTGGCGCTGTGGCTATTCTGCGTGCTCATCTCCGTGGTCTTTGCCGCTATGAACCAAATGTTTAACGTGCTCCTCGGCCCTGGGCCCGGCAAGGTTTCGGCCATGGCGTTCTTGATGTTGCAAATCATCGCCTCGGGCGGCCTTTACCCCGTAGAAACCGAACCGAAGATCGTCCAATGGTTCTCCCCCATCAACCCCATGACGTACACGGTCAATGGCCTGCGTCAGCTCATGTACGGGTCCTTGGATGAACGCCTCCCCATCGCCATAGTGGTACTGCTCTTGGTGTTGGCCGGTTGCGTGACGGCCACAGCCTTGGGCGCACGCAGGGATCGCACCTGGACAATGAAGCGCTTGCATCCTGCGATCAACCTCTAG
- a CDS encoding MFS transporter, translating to MMKTFLKPLTAWLLITPLTRLVVTTIPMVAVVGTSAVGKSYVAGGLISGGYAAGEAIGAVLLTHRLNGAAIKRQCALICAISAALLGLAGFTLWSAPDWWPLAGIAVLLLGMVSSPLPGVLRSSATQLSEKPARILSIDNVINQACWVIGPVIGVMLVHKLNTFAAYLCLAALMLASVVLVFAAIPKNYKHQSGTSGKAKFRPIAVPVVASGVIMAVTAAFDTLVPGLLQEWFGSDERTSFVLAVLAIGSVLTSAVFGLKQRWSRPESIAMASTVMMILLLGVVGSAPNYVLLLVLAGFIGVVQAPSMVLRQVIVSDVVPDQRKAAAFSMLYAAGGVGYAASAAVTPWMASMLSAQFASVITAVLCLGVLAVAVKIQRSGN from the coding sequence ATGATGAAGACTTTTCTTAAACCCCTAACGGCATGGCTGCTGATAACCCCGCTGACCCGTTTAGTTGTCACCACTATCCCGATGGTGGCGGTGGTTGGTACCTCAGCCGTAGGCAAGAGCTACGTCGCGGGTGGTCTGATCTCTGGCGGATACGCCGCAGGTGAAGCAATCGGGGCGGTGTTGCTTACGCACAGACTCAACGGTGCGGCGATCAAACGGCAGTGCGCACTCATCTGCGCGATCAGCGCCGCGCTACTTGGACTTGCAGGGTTTACCCTCTGGAGCGCACCCGACTGGTGGCCGCTTGCAGGCATCGCGGTGCTGCTGCTCGGCATGGTCTCTTCACCTCTTCCCGGAGTTTTGCGATCTTCTGCCACCCAATTGAGTGAAAAGCCAGCGAGGATCCTCTCCATCGACAACGTGATCAACCAGGCGTGCTGGGTGATCGGCCCAGTTATCGGCGTCATGCTTGTACATAAGCTCAACACTTTTGCCGCCTACCTCTGCCTGGCTGCGCTCATGCTGGCATCCGTTGTGCTGGTGTTCGCGGCGATCCCTAAGAATTACAAGCATCAATCGGGAACGTCCGGCAAGGCGAAGTTCCGTCCCATCGCGGTGCCGGTGGTGGCGTCGGGCGTGATCATGGCGGTCACAGCAGCCTTTGACACGCTTGTGCCAGGCCTCCTGCAAGAGTGGTTTGGTTCGGATGAGCGCACCAGCTTTGTGCTGGCCGTGCTTGCCATCGGCAGTGTGCTCACCTCTGCCGTGTTTGGTCTTAAGCAGCGCTGGTCGCGTCCTGAGAGCATTGCGATGGCCTCCACGGTCATGATGATCCTGCTGCTCGGCGTGGTGGGCAGCGCACCTAACTATGTGTTGCTGTTGGTGCTCGCTGGATTCATTGGTGTGGTCCAGGCTCCATCGATGGTGCTCAGGCAAGTCATCGTCTCCGATGTGGTGCCGGATCAGCGTAAGGCCGCTGCATTTTCGATGCTCTACGCCGCAGGTGGCGTGGGATATGCAGCTTCTGCGGCTGTGACGCCCTGGATGGCATCAATGCTTTCGGCGCAATTCGCGTCCGTGATTACCGCCGTACTGTGCCTGGGCGTGCTCGCTGTTGCTGTGAAGATCCAGCGCAGCGGGAATTAG
- a CDS encoding alpha-(1->3)-arabinofuranosyltransferase domain-containing protein, whose protein sequence is MGRPRIRLPRGRITLSRRLAHLWGWLGALAIAFLQPWGKVAADTKHDLAADPSGFLAQALHAYSPIFPLGQIQNQVYGYLFPQGLFFLLTDWMPDWVAQRLWWTIVLGVGYSGALILFQRLGLGVQPLAAALYALSPRVLTALTAISSETWPVMLAPWVLWPLVAKKPWVGGSLLAVAMMGAVNAAATLAALVPAGLYLAYRRRALIPWCLGVIGVSLWWIIPLLVFARYSVPFVDYIENGQVTTYWLNFAEVLRGTTSWTPFADVERRPGVLLVHQPVFILGTLLVAGIGLVGLLKVRGFWLWLLSLGLSIFVFAALFPSLLDGPLVMFRNVHKFDPLVRLPLAVGIAAIPARHRIAVALAGVVAVGPIFGRLLPIGAYEKVPDYYHEAADYLNGLDTRVLILPEASFARQDWGWTRDDPFQPLLDVPWLLRDGIPLVPPEAIRNLDGPVSKANLERLGVGAVVVRHDSARRISEDAKAELGTPDHHFGELDVYTLQPGRGMYVADSITTVAGGGEALAMLGPGTFKLVSGDAQIVTDTPLAVNRNFGTLDNAASQPLMEPGRDYASVGNPVKVVERGGHASTPDSSAFDGDTSTVFFGKSIDIHADQPQQQLLLHVSKPGKVKISADGFEQEVKVEQQKVVDVPNLQDIRLETDTGLVEVGFGVRRVVHVDAGPSVQQYVFNGNREFTVPRTMTLQMSRAAWIDGKLQAGEVTLTAGTHEIRTRKTVTLGKATPVPMDPVLVTTLATNPGLRATQNGQELEPVKVNAASQGFKLNGDDKVEITFAGERPYQAGLIFGACAGLITLLFFRRPRYEPVPADDGEFPLGLLALGPGLVMVPITWAVLKFSRFGREAWIFTCLGLCAMWMMRAPAAYPQALTLVAAGAVAAVLLPKR, encoded by the coding sequence ATTGGGCGACCCAGAATACGGCTCCCGCGAGGGCGGATCACGCTAAGTAGGCGCCTGGCGCACCTGTGGGGCTGGCTTGGGGCGCTAGCCATCGCCTTCTTGCAGCCCTGGGGCAAGGTGGCCGCAGACACAAAACACGATCTAGCGGCAGACCCTTCTGGCTTTCTCGCCCAAGCCCTGCACGCCTACTCCCCCATATTCCCCCTGGGTCAGATCCAAAATCAGGTCTACGGTTACCTCTTCCCGCAAGGCCTATTTTTCCTGCTCACCGACTGGATGCCGGACTGGGTTGCCCAAAGGCTGTGGTGGACCATCGTGTTGGGCGTGGGCTATTCGGGCGCGCTGATCCTCTTCCAGCGCCTCGGCTTGGGCGTGCAACCCCTGGCCGCGGCCTTGTATGCGCTTTCCCCGCGCGTGCTGACCGCACTTACTGCCATCTCTTCTGAAACCTGGCCCGTGATGCTCGCCCCGTGGGTGCTGTGGCCACTGGTGGCCAAGAAGCCCTGGGTGGGCGGATCCTTGCTGGCAGTGGCGATGATGGGCGCGGTCAATGCCGCAGCTACCCTGGCCGCCCTGGTTCCGGCGGGCCTGTATTTAGCTTATCGACGCCGCGCGCTCATCCCCTGGTGCCTGGGGGTCATCGGCGTCTCGCTGTGGTGGATCATCCCCCTGCTCGTCTTCGCCCGCTACTCAGTGCCCTTTGTGGATTACATCGAAAACGGCCAAGTAACCACCTACTGGCTCAACTTCGCCGAAGTGTTGCGCGGCACTACCTCCTGGACGCCCTTCGCGGACGTGGAACGCCGACCCGGCGTGCTGCTAGTGCACCAGCCCGTCTTCATCCTGGGCACCTTGCTGGTGGCAGGCATCGGCCTGGTGGGACTTTTGAAGGTGCGCGGCTTTTGGCTATGGCTGTTGTCCTTGGGTCTGAGCATCTTCGTGTTCGCCGCACTCTTCCCCTCGCTGCTGGACGGCCCGCTGGTGATGTTTCGCAACGTGCACAAGTTTGATCCCCTCGTGCGCCTGCCACTGGCAGTGGGCATTGCTGCGATCCCGGCGCGCCACCGCATTGCCGTGGCATTGGCGGGAGTGGTTGCTGTGGGGCCGATCTTCGGCCGCCTGCTGCCCATCGGCGCTTATGAGAAGGTGCCCGACTACTACCACGAAGCAGCCGACTACCTGAACGGCCTGGATACCCGCGTGCTGATCCTGCCCGAGGCCAGCTTTGCCCGCCAGGATTGGGGTTGGACCCGCGATGATCCCTTCCAGCCATTGTTGGATGTGCCTTGGTTATTACGCGATGGCATTCCCCTGGTTCCGCCCGAGGCAATCCGCAATCTGGACGGCCCGGTAAGTAAGGCCAATTTGGAGCGCCTGGGGGTGGGCGCGGTGGTGGTGCGCCACGATTCCGCCCGCCGCATCAGTGAGGACGCCAAGGCTGAGCTGGGCACACCCGACCACCATTTTGGCGAATTAGACGTTTATACGCTCCAGCCCGGCCGCGGCATGTACGTGGCCGACTCCATCACCACGGTCGCCGGTGGCGGCGAGGCCCTGGCCATGCTTGGGCCCGGCACTTTCAAGCTTGTGAGCGGCGACGCGCAGATCGTCACCGACACACCCCTTGCCGTCAACCGCAATTTTGGCACCCTGGACAACGCGGCTTCGCAGCCACTGATGGAGCCGGGGCGCGACTATGCCTCGGTGGGCAATCCGGTGAAGGTGGTAGAGCGCGGCGGGCACGCCAGCACCCCTGACTCCTCGGCTTTTGATGGGGATACCTCCACGGTGTTCTTTGGCAAGAGCATAGATATTCACGCCGATCAACCCCAACAGCAGCTCCTGCTGCACGTGTCCAAGCCCGGCAAAGTAAAGATCAGTGCCGATGGTTTTGAGCAAGAGGTGAAGGTGGAACAGCAAAAGGTAGTGGATGTACCGAACCTGCAAGATATTCGCCTCGAAACGGATACGGGTCTAGTTGAGGTGGGCTTTGGCGTGCGCCGCGTAGTGCATGTGGATGCAGGGCCTTCGGTGCAGCAATACGTGTTCAATGGCAACCGCGAATTCACCGTGCCACGCACCATGACCCTGCAGATGAGCCGCGCCGCGTGGATTGATGGAAAATTGCAGGCGGGCGAGGTCACACTCACCGCAGGCACCCATGAGATTCGCACGCGCAAGACTGTCACGCTGGGCAAGGCCACCCCGGTGCCCATGGATCCAGTGCTGGTGACCACCCTGGCCACCAATCCCGGGCTGCGGGCAACACAGAACGGGCAGGAGCTTGAACCGGTGAAGGTCAATGCTGCATCCCAGGGCTTCAAGCTCAACGGCGATGACAAGGTTGAGATCACCTTTGCAGGTGAACGCCCCTACCAAGCCGGATTGATCTTCGGTGCATGTGCAGGTTTGATCACGCTGTTGTTCTTTAGGCGCCCACGCTATGAGCCCGTCCCCGCCGATGACGGCGAGTTCCCCCTCGGGCTGCTTGCGCTGGGACCAGGACTGGTGATGGTGCCAATTACCTGGGCGGTGCTCAAGTTCAGCCGCTTTGGCCGCGAGGCTTGGATCTTCACCTGCCTGGGGCTGTGCGCCATGTGGATGATGCGGGCACCGGCGGCGTACCCGCAGGCACTCACGTTGGTGGCTGCGGGCGCCGTGGCGGCGGTGCTGTTGCCGAAGCGCTAA
- a CDS encoding VanW family protein produces the protein MVEVKKAVLAGAGIVVGIGVLYGADLLLTQGQVPRGATVGGVEIGGMDPSEAQALLEREIDPSAPVEVQAGDLRSSFNPAASGVMPDWQATIDGAGKQALNPITRVRSFFSTYEIPVTSTVDEALLRPQVDRIRAELSPEPVEAELNLAGGKVNVDPQPANGQKVEGVEQALIEQWPEGVELEPEVTHPELDQKAVEKALPAAEQAVSSPYVIHGRDADGVIPPERMAEVVSFERLEPKINVEAAQHIFEEGLGPTERPLRNAKVSYPSMEVTPHSDGVSIEWEATLKGFDPTTDQPREREAVYKDEKATYTTEMAQQASFDDVVGEFTTGGYSDASGVNIARVAQMVNGAFVAPGETFSLNGYTGPRGTAQGFVESGVILNGRADKAVGGGISQFATTLYNAAYFAGMQDVAHTPHSYYISRYPAGREATVYEGAIDLQFKNDSPNPVIIQTSAGGGQVTVKLLGVKTVNVESVNGGRWAYTSPQVMQVSGSNCTPSSGAQGFSTSDTRIIKNLSGAEISRETQTTVYDPQPIVRCS, from the coding sequence TTGGTTGAAGTGAAGAAAGCAGTATTAGCAGGCGCGGGCATCGTCGTGGGTATTGGTGTGCTCTACGGCGCGGATCTTTTGCTCACCCAAGGGCAGGTACCTCGGGGTGCCACGGTGGGTGGAGTTGAGATTGGCGGGATGGATCCCTCGGAAGCTCAAGCGCTGCTAGAACGCGAAATTGATCCCTCGGCACCCGTTGAGGTGCAAGCGGGCGATTTGCGCTCCAGTTTTAACCCGGCAGCGTCTGGTGTGATGCCTGATTGGCAGGCCACGATTGACGGTGCTGGAAAACAAGCGCTGAACCCGATTACGCGAGTACGAAGCTTCTTTAGCACCTATGAAATTCCCGTTACCAGCACCGTTGATGAGGCGCTGCTTCGCCCGCAGGTGGATCGGATTCGCGCCGAATTATCGCCCGAACCGGTAGAAGCAGAGCTCAACCTTGCAGGTGGGAAGGTCAATGTGGATCCGCAGCCTGCAAACGGCCAGAAGGTCGAAGGGGTAGAGCAGGCCTTGATTGAGCAGTGGCCAGAAGGTGTTGAGCTGGAACCTGAGGTCACGCACCCTGAACTTGACCAAAAGGCCGTAGAAAAAGCGCTTCCCGCCGCCGAGCAGGCCGTGAGTAGCCCGTATGTGATTCATGGCCGCGATGCCGATGGGGTGATTCCCCCGGAGCGTATGGCAGAGGTGGTGAGCTTTGAGCGCCTCGAACCCAAGATCAATGTAGAAGCAGCCCAGCACATTTTTGAAGAAGGTCTTGGACCTACTGAACGGCCCTTGCGTAATGCCAAAGTGAGCTATCCCAGCATGGAGGTCACCCCGCATAGCGATGGGGTGAGCATTGAATGGGAGGCAACACTTAAAGGTTTTGATCCCACCACGGATCAACCGCGTGAGCGTGAGGCCGTGTACAAGGATGAAAAAGCTACGTACACCACGGAGATGGCGCAGCAGGCGAGCTTTGACGACGTGGTGGGTGAATTCACCACCGGCGGGTATAGCGATGCCTCGGGTGTGAATATTGCCCGCGTAGCCCAGATGGTCAACGGTGCGTTTGTTGCACCGGGCGAGACGTTTTCGCTCAATGGCTACACCGGGCCACGTGGCACTGCACAGGGTTTTGTGGAATCTGGGGTGATCCTCAACGGTCGTGCCGATAAGGCCGTGGGCGGTGGCATCTCACAGTTTGCTACCACGTTGTATAACGCTGCCTACTTTGCCGGGATGCAGGATGTGGCCCACACCCCGCATAGCTACTACATTTCGCGTTACCCAGCCGGACGTGAGGCAACCGTGTACGAGGGTGCCATTGACCTGCAGTTTAAGAATGATTCACCCAACCCGGTGATTATCCAAACCTCCGCAGGTGGGGGTCAGGTAACGGTGAAGTTGCTTGGGGTAAAAACGGTGAATGTGGAGTCGGTCAATGGTGGGCGTTGGGCCTATACCTCGCCGCAGGTGATGCAGGTATCTGGGTCTAATTGCACACCATCTTCGGGTGCCCAAGGTTTTAGCACCAGCGATACTCGGATTATTAAGAACCTCTCTGGGGCTGAGATTTCCAGGGAAACTCAAACTACTGTGTACGATCCCCAGCCGATCGTGCGCTGTAGCTAA
- a CDS encoding thioesterase, FlK family, whose amino-acid sequence MAESDLATQWRNDIPVVATPILIWLCELAAMRELENEGCDAFTVGFSHECKHVGACGLGEVVEVEARLVSQSESDYVFDCIARHGTKTLLSSKHIRKAVQRDRDDEDFS is encoded by the coding sequence GTGGCAGAGTCGGACTTGGCAACTCAATGGAGGAACGACATCCCAGTGGTTGCCACTCCAATCCTCATTTGGTTGTGTGAACTCGCAGCAATGAGGGAATTGGAAAATGAGGGTTGTGACGCTTTCACCGTTGGATTTTCGCATGAATGCAAGCACGTGGGCGCTTGTGGACTTGGCGAGGTTGTCGAAGTCGAGGCCAGGCTGGTTTCCCAATCCGAAAGCGACTATGTTTTCGACTGCATTGCTCGGCACGGCACGAAGACACTTTTGAGCTCGAAACATATAAGAAAGGCTGTTCAGCGGGATCGAGATGATGAAGACTTTTCTTAA
- a CDS encoding DUF2613 domain-containing protein codes for MAFDSDSLNARTLGPTIASAIVGVAIGVAAIFGISMINDSSQSNAVDADQALLGDPEYGSREGGSR; via the coding sequence ATGGCTTTTGACTCCGACTCTCTCAACGCTCGCACGTTGGGCCCCACGATCGCCAGCGCGATAGTCGGTGTTGCTATTGGCGTCGCCGCGATCTTTGGCATTTCGATGATCAACGATTCCTCCCAGTCCAACGCTGTGGATGCCGACCAGGCACTATTGGGCGACCCAGAATACGGCTCCCGCGAGGGCGGATCACGCTAA